One window from the genome of Myxococcales bacterium encodes:
- a CDS encoding serine/threonine protein kinase, with the protein MPCPRGDLRFVLVYRAAMEDAWVGRQLDRFSIARLIGRGAMADVYQATDPLATDGGPVAIKILRQSLAKRQEIAERFRREAEAQAKVTHRNVAALKGSGTTPSGQPYLVLELLRGRSLRGLIKTSGPIETGRALAYILQALRGLAAVHAEGILHRDLKPANIMLEDANGLSAGARAGTGGGGASAGSGAIERVVLIDFGFAVLEGATKLTQVGHVVGSLQYLAPERLRGEVGDARSDLYSLGIVLFEALAGVPPYVADSDFDLVDQQLHAPVPEVSSRNPRAKVSEPLLELIDRALAKKPEHRFRSAEDMAASVVALQNGVFRAK; encoded by the coding sequence TTGCCCTGTCCACGCGGCGACCTCCGCTTCGTCTTGGTGTATCGTGCCGCGATGGAAGACGCCTGGGTTGGCCGCCAGCTCGATCGATTTTCGATCGCACGGCTTATCGGCCGGGGCGCCATGGCCGACGTTTACCAAGCGACCGATCCGCTCGCGACCGACGGCGGGCCAGTGGCAATTAAAATCTTGCGGCAATCGCTCGCCAAGCGCCAAGAGATCGCCGAGCGCTTTCGCCGCGAGGCCGAGGCGCAGGCCAAGGTGACTCATCGCAACGTCGCGGCGCTCAAGGGCAGCGGCACCACCCCTAGCGGGCAGCCTTATCTGGTGCTCGAACTCCTGCGCGGGCGATCGCTGCGCGGGCTCATCAAGACCAGTGGCCCCATCGAAACCGGGCGCGCGCTTGCGTATATTTTGCAAGCCCTGCGCGGCTTGGCCGCGGTCCACGCCGAGGGCATCTTGCATCGCGATCTCAAGCCCGCGAATATCATGCTGGAAGATGCCAATGGCCTTAGTGCGGGTGCACGCGCGGGCACGGGTGGCGGTGGCGCAAGTGCGGGCTCCGGCGCGATCGAACGCGTGGTCCTGATCGACTTTGGCTTTGCCGTGCTTGAGGGCGCGACCAAGCTCACGCAGGTCGGGCACGTCGTCGGCAGCCTGCAATATCTCGCGCCCGAACGCTTGCGCGGCGAGGTTGGTGATGCGCGCTCTGACCTCTACTCGCTCGGCATCGTGCTGTTTGAGGCGCTGGCGGGCGTGCCGCCGTATGTCGCCGATTCCGATTTTGATCTGGTCGATCAACAATTGCACGCGCCCGTGCCCGAGGTGTCGTCGCGCAACCCGCGCGCCAAGGTGAGCGAGCCACTCCTCGAACTCATCGATCGCGCGCTGGCCAAGAAGCCCGAGCATCGCTTTCGCTCGGCAGAGGATATGGCGGCCTCCGTCGTCGCCTTGCAAAACGGCGTATTTCGCGCCAAATAG
- a CDS encoding aspartate carbamoyltransferase catalytic subunit: protein MGDATRLSHLLGIEALSRQQILSLLQLAASYAAPHAPPRQSTLAGKTIITLFFENSTRTRTSFEIAARRLGADVISIATTASSTAKGETMMDTALNLEAMAPDAIVVRHAKSGTAHLLSRHLQCAIINAGDGQHEHPSQALLDAATIAAHKGELEGLIVAIVGDIQHSRVARSNVLCLTKLGCQVRLCAPHSLMPAGIDELGVVDGQRRATLHYSLQDALAGADVVMALRVQTERIGQSPRIASAAAYAAQFGISARAMAFAKPDAIIMHPGPVNRGVELTADIADSARSVILEQVSMGVAMRMAILQTLLGEPS from the coding sequence ATGGGCGATGCCACCCGCTTGAGCCACCTGTTAGGCATTGAAGCCCTTTCACGACAACAAATTTTGAGCCTGCTGCAATTGGCGGCGAGCTACGCCGCGCCGCACGCGCCGCCGCGCCAAAGCACGCTGGCAGGCAAAACCATCATCACGCTGTTTTTCGAGAACTCGACGCGCACGCGCACCTCGTTTGAGATCGCCGCGCGGCGGCTTGGCGCCGATGTCATTTCCATTGCCACCACCGCCTCTTCGACGGCCAAGGGCGAGACGATGATGGACACCGCGCTCAACCTCGAGGCGATGGCGCCGGATGCCATTGTGGTACGACATGCCAAGAGCGGCACCGCGCACCTGCTCTCGCGCCATCTGCAGTGCGCCATCATCAACGCCGGCGACGGCCAACACGAACATCCAAGCCAGGCCCTGCTCGATGCCGCGACCATCGCGGCGCATAAGGGCGAGCTTGAGGGCCTCATCGTCGCGATTGTCGGCGATATCCAGCACTCGCGCGTCGCGCGCTCGAACGTGCTTTGCCTGACCAAGCTCGGCTGCCAGGTGCGCCTGTGCGCGCCGCATTCGCTGATGCCGGCGGGCATCGACGAGCTCGGCGTGGTCGACGGCCAGCGCCGCGCCACGTTGCACTACAGCCTGCAAGATGCGCTCGCCGGCGCTGACGTCGTGATGGCGCTGCGCGTGCAAACCGAGCGCATTGGCCAATCGCCGCGCATCGCCAGCGCCGCCGCCTATGCCGCGCAATTCGGCATTTCCGCGCGCGCCATGGCGTTTGCCAAGCCCGACGCCATCATCATGCATCCGGGGCCGGTCAACCGCGGCGTCGAACTCACCGCCGATATCGCCGACAGCGCGCGCTCGGTGATCTTGGAACAAGTCTCGATGGGCGTCGCGATGCGCATGGCTATCTTGCAAACGCTGTTAGGGGAGCCGTCATGA
- a CDS encoding ATP-binding cassette domain-containing protein has translation MSAAQGKAGTALHIAAISKRYGNHVAVRDVSFTVPAGSIYGILGPNGAGKSTTLRMVNDIIAPDSGEITILGKLRPGRAASKLIGYLPEERGLYPKMKVAEMIAFMAELRGLGAGEAKRRALAWLDRLGLAQWARNMVQDLSKGMQQKVQFACAVIHEPQLLILDEPWSGLDPINADVLQQVVTEQKQKGHTVIFSTHQMEQAEKICDDVCIIARGEVVLAGGLAEIKRAASADTQVALAFATPGDQATAQAVLQNTTLVGRTRPPRQGDAADLYAELAAGASISGLLQALVASGANLRRFEALTPSLHEIFVDRVGEAQAAVAARNPSAGATHA, from the coding sequence ATGAGCGCGGCCCAAGGCAAGGCCGGCACGGCGCTGCACATCGCGGCGATCAGCAAGCGCTACGGCAATCACGTCGCGGTTCGCGACGTCTCGTTTACCGTGCCCGCCGGCAGCATCTACGGCATCCTGGGGCCTAACGGCGCAGGCAAGTCGACCACGCTGCGCATGGTCAACGACATCATTGCGCCCGATAGCGGCGAAATTACGATTTTGGGCAAGCTGCGGCCTGGCCGCGCGGCGAGCAAGCTCATCGGCTATTTGCCCGAGGAGCGCGGGCTCTACCCCAAGATGAAGGTCGCCGAAATGATCGCGTTTATGGCCGAGCTGCGCGGCTTGGGCGCCGGCGAGGCTAAGCGCCGCGCGCTGGCGTGGCTCGATCGCCTGGGGCTTGCGCAATGGGCGCGCAACATGGTGCAGGACCTCTCCAAGGGCATGCAGCAAAAGGTGCAGTTTGCCTGCGCCGTGATTCACGAGCCGCAACTGCTAATCTTGGACGAACCGTGGAGCGGGCTTGACCCGATAAATGCCGACGTGTTGCAACAAGTTGTGACCGAGCAAAAGCAAAAAGGCCACACCGTGATTTTCTCGACCCATCAAATGGAGCAGGCCGAAAAAATCTGTGACGACGTCTGCATTATCGCGCGTGGCGAGGTGGTGCTTGCGGGTGGCCTGGCGGAGATCAAGCGCGCGGCGTCGGCCGATACGCAAGTGGCGCTCGCCTTTGCCACGCCGGGCGACCAAGCCACGGCACAGGCGGTGCTGCAAAATACAACGCTGGTTGGCCGCACGCGACCGCCGCGGCAAGGCGATGCGGCTGACCTTTATGCCGAGCTCGCCGCGGGCGCGAGCATCTCGGGCTTGCTGCAGGCGTTGGTGGCGAGCGGTGCGAATTTGCGCCGCTTTGAGGCGCTCACCCCAAGCCTGCATGAAATTTTCGTCGACCGCGTCGGCGAGGCCCAAGCGGCCGTGGCCGCGCGCAACCCGAGCGCTGGAGCGACCCATGCGTAG
- a CDS encoding ABC transporter permease, translating to MRSEWLVIARREFLERVRTKWFIIGTLLGPVGMLAMILVPALIASSGGKDVRLQIIDHSGKLGEPIAKKLVGWKTEVIPSDTTTATWMKRIADEEIDGVLEIATDATDLGPISYRGDNGTNQKVVGDLQKVVVSAVLEERGRKVGVPDDKLASVLRDVNFTAEHTTGDKKETSGAAAFFVGYAVMFILYMAIVLYCANVLRSIVQEKTSRVVELLVAAAKPHSLLLGKILGVGAVGLVQISVWLGMALAVMHGRGTILGWFGIKGAGAFNIPAIGGLDVAVILAYFLLGYFFYAALHAAVGAMVSSDQESQQAQAPLIMLLVIPVACFSVITNDPRGVGAQVLTTIPFSSPILMPMRYLLGGATPAQLALSLGILALSMAGVVWLAARIYRVGILMYGKRPTLRELARWIRYG from the coding sequence ATGCGTAGCGAATGGCTCGTCATCGCGCGCCGCGAGTTTCTCGAGCGCGTACGCACCAAGTGGTTCATCATCGGCACCCTGCTCGGCCCCGTCGGCATGTTGGCCATGATCTTGGTGCCGGCGCTGATCGCCAGCAGCGGCGGCAAGGACGTGCGGCTGCAGATTATCGACCACTCCGGCAAGCTCGGCGAACCCATTGCAAAGAAACTAGTCGGCTGGAAAACCGAGGTCATCCCCTCCGACACCACGACGGCAACGTGGATGAAGCGCATTGCCGACGAAGAAATTGATGGCGTCCTAGAAATAGCGACCGATGCGACCGACCTCGGTCCCATTTCGTATCGCGGCGACAATGGCACCAACCAAAAGGTCGTGGGCGACCTGCAAAAGGTGGTGGTAAGCGCGGTACTAGAAGAGCGAGGTCGCAAGGTGGGCGTCCCCGATGACAAGCTCGCCAGCGTGCTAAGGGACGTGAATTTTACAGCGGAGCACACCACCGGCGACAAGAAGGAGACCTCTGGGGCGGCGGCGTTTTTCGTAGGTTACGCGGTGATGTTTATCCTCTACATGGCGATCGTGCTTTATTGCGCCAATGTGCTGCGCAGCATAGTGCAAGAGAAGACCAGCCGTGTCGTCGAGCTGCTGGTGGCCGCCGCCAAGCCTCACTCGCTGCTGCTCGGCAAAATCCTCGGCGTCGGCGCGGTCGGCCTGGTGCAGATATCGGTGTGGCTGGGCATGGCGCTGGCGGTCATGCACGGCCGTGGCACCATTCTCGGCTGGTTTGGCATCAAGGGCGCCGGAGCTTTCAACATTCCCGCGATCGGCGGCCTCGACGTCGCGGTTATCCTCGCCTACTTTTTACTCGGCTACTTCTTTTACGCCGCCCTGCACGCCGCGGTGGGCGCCATGGTGTCGAGTGATCAGGAGTCACAGCAGGCTCAAGCGCCCCTCATCATGCTGCTGGTCATACCCGTCGCGTGTTTTAGCGTCATCACCAACGATCCGCGCGGTGTGGGTGCGCAGGTGCTGACGACCATCCCGTTCTCGTCGCCAATCTTGATGCCGATGCGCTATTTGCTCGGCGGCGCTACGCCCGCCCAGCTCGCGCTGTCGCTGGGCATCTTGGCGCTCTCCATGGCCGGCGTGGTGTGGCTCGCCGCGCGCATCTATCGGGTAGGTATTCTGATGTACGGCAAGCGTCCCACGCTGCGCGAGCTTGCGCGATGGATCAGATACGGCTAA
- a CDS encoding phosphatase: MRIDLHCHSTRSDGTDAPAVVAGVAKTSQVSLLSLTDHDTTSGIAELSAYLAGSTVSVLRGVEISCHADDASVHVLAYDTGDNWDVLEAYFADAKLARRDRLRKMGEKIAAAGLKIDVERIINEAGERTVGRPDLARAMIKAGYATSFKDAFTRYLHDGGPFDVQSHRLPLAEGLALGRAAGAKMSLAHPHLHGAAAESLLRANKDEGLTGIEAYYGSYGPSERQRFAEMGASLGLVCTAGSDRHTAHDGNLGIILDDEVARPLLAWLGRG, encoded by the coding sequence ATGCGCATCGACCTGCACTGCCACTCTACCCGCTCCGACGGGACTGACGCGCCCGCCGTGGTGGCCGGGGTCGCCAAGACGTCACAGGTGTCGCTGCTGAGCCTGACCGACCACGACACCACCAGCGGCATCGCTGAGCTGTCGGCCTATCTCGCCGGTTCCACGGTCAGCGTGCTGCGCGGCGTGGAGATTTCATGCCACGCCGACGACGCGAGCGTTCACGTGCTCGCCTACGACACCGGCGACAACTGGGACGTGCTCGAGGCCTATTTCGCCGACGCCAAGCTCGCCCGCCGCGATCGCCTGCGCAAGATGGGCGAGAAGATCGCCGCCGCCGGGCTCAAGATCGACGTCGAGCGGATTATCAACGAGGCCGGTGAGCGGACGGTTGGCCGCCCCGACCTGGCGCGGGCGATGATCAAGGCCGGCTACGCCACCTCGTTCAAGGATGCCTTTACGCGCTATCTCCACGACGGCGGCCCCTTTGACGTGCAGAGCCACCGCCTGCCCTTGGCCGAAGGCCTGGCGCTAGGCCGCGCGGCGGGCGCCAAGATGTCCCTCGCGCATCCACACTTGCATGGCGCCGCGGCGGAAAGCCTGCTGCGCGCCAACAAGGACGAAGGCCTCACCGGCATCGAGGCATATTATGGCAGCTACGGCCCAAGCGAACGCCAACGCTTTGCCGAGATGGGCGCCTCGCTCGGCCTGGTCTGCACCGCCGGCAGCGACCGGCACACCGCCCACGACGGCAACCTCGGCATCATCCTCGACGATGAGGTCGCACGGCCGCTGCTGGCGTGGCTTGGCCGCGGCTAG
- a CDS encoding EVE domain-containing protein, translating to MATRRQHWLMKSEPEAFGIADLARVKREPWTGVRNYLARNYMRDLMRVGDDVLIYHSNAKPTGIAGLARIAKVGVVDATQFDPQSPYYDGKSTPAAPRWHCVEVEFVAQFPQVLELAALRHVPGLAGMVLLQKGSRLSVQPVSSSEFRIICSLAQASTSARPSAAMARPRSAR from the coding sequence ATGGCCACACGGCGCCAACATTGGCTGATGAAATCTGAGCCCGAGGCTTTTGGCATCGCCGATTTGGCGCGCGTAAAGCGCGAGCCATGGACCGGCGTGCGCAACTACCTGGCGCGCAATTACATGCGCGATCTAATGCGCGTGGGCGACGACGTCCTCATCTATCACAGCAATGCCAAGCCCACCGGCATCGCGGGCCTGGCGCGCATTGCGAAGGTTGGCGTGGTCGATGCGACGCAGTTCGATCCCCAAAGCCCCTACTATGACGGCAAGAGCACCCCCGCGGCGCCGCGTTGGCATTGCGTCGAGGTCGAGTTCGTCGCGCAGTTTCCGCAGGTGCTGGAGCTGGCGGCGCTGCGCCACGTGCCTGGCCTCGCGGGCATGGTCCTGCTGCAAAAGGGAAGTCGCCTCTCGGTGCAGCCGGTCAGTTCGTCCGAGTTTCGGATTATATGTTCGCTGGCCCAGGCTAGCACAAGCGCCCGCCCGTCCGCCGCGATGGCGCGGCCGCGGAGCGCGCGATGA
- a CDS encoding acyl-CoA desaturase has translation MLPSATLAEPIDYEEVVPKARALPWYITYFKPLALPYWLLHALAVVGPIITIAQDGWRWGNLAMTALVYAVAMFFVTGGYHRYFAHRTYKASRAVQLVLALGAQATLQKGALWWAAHHRHHHKASDTKGDLHSVRQSGFWWAHMGWILSTDFDETDLSKVKDLATFPELVWLNKYWVLPGLAYAAATFWLGGFNGLVWAWAVPIVLNWHGTFTINSLSHVFGRQRYATGDDSRNNLLLAIITHGEGWHNNHHHYQVSTRQGFRWWEIDVTYYALRVLSLTRLVHHLHPVPAHIVRGERKPGR, from the coding sequence ATGCTGCCGTCTGCGACGCTCGCCGAGCCCATAGACTACGAAGAGGTCGTTCCCAAGGCGCGCGCGCTGCCTTGGTACATCACCTATTTCAAGCCGCTCGCGCTGCCCTATTGGCTGCTGCACGCCCTGGCGGTGGTCGGCCCGATCATCACCATTGCGCAGGATGGCTGGCGGTGGGGCAATCTCGCGATGACGGCGCTCGTGTATGCGGTGGCGATGTTCTTTGTCACCGGCGGCTACCACCGCTATTTCGCCCATCGCACCTACAAGGCCTCACGCGCGGTGCAGCTCGTGCTGGCGCTCGGGGCGCAAGCCACCCTGCAGAAAGGTGCGCTGTGGTGGGCCGCGCATCACCGCCATCACCACAAGGCCAGCGACACCAAGGGCGATCTGCATTCGGTGCGGCAAAGCGGGTTTTGGTGGGCCCACATGGGCTGGATCTTGAGCACCGACTTCGACGAGACGGATCTATCCAAGGTCAAAGACTTGGCGACCTTTCCCGAGCTGGTGTGGCTCAACAAATACTGGGTGCTGCCGGGCCTGGCCTATGCGGCGGCGACCTTTTGGCTCGGCGGCTTTAACGGCCTGGTTTGGGCGTGGGCGGTCCCCATCGTGCTCAATTGGCATGGCACGTTTACGATCAACTCGCTGTCGCACGTGTTTGGTCGGCAGCGCTACGCAACGGGCGATGACTCGCGCAACAACCTGCTGCTCGCCATCATCACGCACGGCGAGGGGTGGCACAACAACCACCACCATTACCAGGTCTCGACCCGCCAGGGCTTTCGTTGGTGGGAGATCGATGTGACGTACTACGCGCTACGTGTGCTTAGCTTAACGCGCCTGGTGCACCACCTACATCCGGTGCCTGCCCACATCGTGCGCGGCGAACGCAAGCCCGGGCGTTGA
- a CDS encoding HIT family protein produces MAETVFDKILRGEIPCHRVYEDAHVLAFLDINPLSPGHTLVIPKEAAATIDALSDESAAAIGRVLPKLARAIMEATGVRAYNLLQNNGAGAHQAVFHVHFHIIPKYEDGRGLALNWRPGAISDADAMANKIRTGLA; encoded by the coding sequence ATGGCCGAAACCGTGTTTGACAAGATCTTGCGCGGCGAGATTCCGTGCCACCGCGTCTATGAAGACGCGCACGTGCTCGCATTTCTCGACATCAATCCGCTTTCGCCGGGCCATACGCTCGTGATCCCCAAGGAGGCCGCGGCCACTATCGATGCGCTTTCGGACGAGTCGGCCGCCGCGATTGGCCGCGTGCTGCCAAAGCTTGCCCGCGCGATCATGGAAGCTACCGGCGTGCGCGCCTACAACTTGTTACAAAACAATGGCGCCGGTGCGCACCAAGCCGTGTTCCACGTGCACTTCCATATCATTCCCAAGTACGAGGATGGCCGTGGGTTAGCGCTGAACTGGCGCCCCGGCGCCATCAGCGACGCCGACGCCATGGCAAATAAAATTCGCACCGGGTTAGCGTGA
- a CDS encoding aminopeptidase → MMTPRHALWLAAVVSNLLTWSGCLTSRYLMQASSGQFDLLTRARPIDEILYDPDVPLSTRELLAELDELKTFGRKAGLRIKRQYLDYVEVAPEATVWFVGAADPLSFKSRRFCFPIAGCFTGLGWFDLDEALIYQKEMRAKGYDVFVRPAAAYSTGGWFPDPVTSAMLTSGPSSLVDLANVIFHESVHATVLIHDQMFFNESFAEFIGDALTIQYFNAKHGEGNPLVAEFLADEVWRETRVQRLMATYKELAALYAGTASRTDKLAKKEKIIDALVADLRLQRRPNNASLIEVRLYKGGQEQFAAALTACGTVPALLRASKRLRKRDFKTSMQEDLAPVATRLVALCGKK, encoded by the coding sequence GTGATGACGCCACGCCATGCGCTATGGCTGGCTGCGGTGGTCAGCAACTTGCTGACCTGGAGCGGATGCCTGACGTCGCGCTATCTCATGCAAGCGAGCAGCGGCCAGTTTGATCTGCTGACGCGAGCTCGCCCTATCGACGAAATTCTCTACGACCCGGACGTGCCGCTTTCCACCCGCGAGCTGCTGGCCGAGCTGGACGAGCTTAAGACCTTTGGCCGCAAGGCGGGCCTGCGCATCAAGCGACAATATCTCGACTATGTCGAGGTCGCGCCCGAGGCCACGGTTTGGTTCGTCGGCGCCGCGGACCCGCTTAGCTTCAAGAGCCGGCGGTTTTGTTTTCCCATCGCCGGATGCTTTACGGGCTTGGGCTGGTTTGATCTCGATGAAGCTTTGATCTACCAAAAAGAAATGCGCGCCAAGGGCTACGACGTGTTTGTCCGCCCGGCGGCCGCCTACTCTACGGGCGGCTGGTTCCCCGACCCGGTCACCTCGGCGATGCTGACCAGCGGGCCGTCGAGCCTAGTCGACCTCGCCAATGTGATCTTTCACGAGTCCGTCCACGCCACGGTGCTGATTCACGACCAGATGTTTTTCAACGAAAGCTTTGCTGAGTTCATCGGCGATGCCCTTACCATCCAATACTTCAACGCCAAGCACGGCGAAGGTAACCCGCTGGTTGCGGAATTTCTCGCCGACGAGGTGTGGCGCGAAACCCGAGTGCAGCGCCTGATGGCGACATACAAGGAGCTCGCGGCGCTCTACGCGGGCACGGCATCACGCACGGATAAATTGGCCAAGAAGGAAAAAATTATTGATGCCCTGGTCGCCGATCTGCGCCTGCAACGACGCCCCAACAACGCGTCGCTTATTGAGGTGCGGCTCTATAAGGGCGGGCAAGAGCAATTTGCCGCGGCGCTGACGGCCTGTGGCACCGTGCCGGCGCTCTTGCGCGCGTCAAAGCGCCTACGCAAGCGCGATTTTAAGACGAGCATGCAGGAAGACCTCGCACCTGTCGCTACCCGCCTGGTGGCGCTGTGCGGGAAAAAATAG
- a CDS encoding penicillin-insensitive murein endopeptidase produces MAASRVLTTSAWLAMAVAVIAMPAESALSSPAATLPASVGAPWFGELGPGAVRLAPGPGFTIRRPERTWGTPSTVALVQRALANMHASRPLAHTLAVGDLSVRSGTKITLHRSHQTGRDIDLGFYYAARPSNYPQDFVAATKASLDLQLTWELLWQFLSLRDQNGGVATVFVDYQVQQWLFEYGESIGVPHQVLYETFQYPRGIGAPGAIVRHVPGHLDHFHIRFACHEADYFCE; encoded by the coding sequence ATGGCGGCTTCTCGCGTCCTGACCACCTCGGCCTGGCTTGCCATGGCCGTGGCGGTGATCGCGATGCCCGCCGAATCGGCACTCTCGTCGCCGGCGGCCACCTTGCCGGCAAGCGTCGGTGCGCCATGGTTTGGCGAGCTTGGGCCGGGGGCCGTGCGCCTCGCCCCTGGGCCAGGTTTTACGATCCGGCGCCCCGAGCGCACGTGGGGCACACCGTCCACCGTGGCGCTCGTGCAACGCGCGCTCGCCAATATGCACGCCTCGCGGCCCCTCGCCCATACCCTGGCGGTTGGCGACCTGTCGGTGCGGAGCGGCACAAAAATTACGTTGCACCGCTCGCATCAGACGGGGCGCGACATTGATCTCGGATTCTACTATGCGGCGCGGCCAAGCAATTATCCGCAAGACTTCGTGGCGGCGACCAAGGCAAGCCTCGATCTCCAGCTGACGTGGGAGTTACTGTGGCAATTCCTTTCGCTGCGCGACCAAAACGGCGGCGTCGCCACCGTGTTTGTCGATTATCAGGTGCAGCAGTGGCTGTTTGAATATGGCGAGTCGATCGGCGTGCCGCACCAGGTGTTGTACGAGACTTTCCAGTATCCGCGCGGCATCGGCGCGCCCGGCGCGATCGTGCGCCACGTGCCCGGCCATCTCGACCATTTTCACATTCGCTTTGCCTGTCACGAAGCCGATTATTTTTGCGAGTAG
- a CDS encoding FAD-binding oxidoreductase, which yields MTPTAPPNSLQPELAAIVGAANVQPRDAQWVVQPGGEQEVVELVRFAFSRRLQIVPLGARTHFGMAGSPVIALELARMQAVLELDPVSMLVRAQAGLTGVGLERLLLARGLSIGDYPPAVLRSSLGGMVSVRTPGKSSMRHGFFEDAVLALSYVLSDGRLVHADPVPRRAAGPDPLRAVCGSEGTLAVVTSVTLRVHHRPEKRLFVAYRLPTLQAAVSAVYLALREEIAPSGLRLYDAQEAAVHFGDGTVADGECLMVMTASGSLEMATCDCELMASAVIANGGGAANAAHAELWWKRLYANEPTPVAAPTLQITASPRRIEPVYQAVRAAAGDVLPRIHVSRFDANGAILFVSFGPQAPADVRPRVLAAAAAAGGVLLGALPDHLATYSNALGTALDPRHVFYPALASALGAGKQADHADADVPTSV from the coding sequence ATGACCCCGACGGCTCCCCCTAATTCGCTGCAGCCCGAGCTCGCCGCCATCGTCGGCGCGGCGAACGTACAACCTCGCGACGCGCAATGGGTGGTCCAGCCCGGCGGCGAGCAAGAGGTGGTCGAGCTGGTGCGATTTGCCTTTTCGCGCCGCCTGCAAATCGTGCCGCTGGGCGCACGCACCCACTTTGGGATGGCGGGCAGCCCCGTCATTGCCCTTGAGCTGGCGCGCATGCAGGCGGTGCTTGAGCTCGATCCGGTCAGCATGCTGGTGCGCGCGCAGGCCGGCCTCACCGGTGTCGGGCTCGAGCGCTTATTGCTCGCGCGCGGCCTCTCGATTGGTGATTATCCGCCCGCGGTGTTGCGCTCATCGCTTGGCGGCATGGTCAGCGTGCGCACGCCGGGCAAGTCGTCGATGCGGCATGGCTTCTTCGAAGACGCCGTGCTCGCCTTGTCCTATGTTCTTTCCGACGGTCGGTTGGTGCATGCGGATCCGGTGCCTCGTCGCGCCGCGGGGCCAGATCCGTTGCGCGCCGTCTGCGGCAGCGAAGGCACCTTGGCGGTGGTGACCTCGGTAACGTTGCGCGTGCATCACCGGCCCGAGAAGCGCCTCTTCGTTGCCTACCGGCTGCCGACCTTGCAGGCCGCGGTGTCGGCGGTGTACCTGGCGCTGCGCGAGGAAATCGCGCCGAGCGGGCTGCGCCTCTACGATGCACAAGAGGCCGCGGTTCACTTCGGCGACGGTACCGTGGCCGACGGCGAATGCCTCATGGTCATGACCGCTTCGGGCAGCCTCGAGATGGCAACGTGCGATTGTGAGCTCATGGCCAGCGCCGTGATCGCCAACGGTGGTGGTGCGGCCAATGCCGCCCACGCCGAGCTATGGTGGAAACGCCTCTACGCCAATGAGCCAACGCCGGTCGCGGCGCCGACGCTGCAAATCACCGCTTCGCCGCGTCGGATCGAGCCGGTGTACCAGGCGGTGCGCGCGGCAGCGGGCGACGTCCTGCCGCGCATTCACGTGTCGCGCTTTGACGCCAACGGCGCCATTTTGTTCGTGTCGTTTGGGCCGCAGGCGCCGGCCGATGTGCGCCCCCGCGTGCTCGCCGCCGCGGCCGCGGCGGGTGGCGTCTTGCTGGGCGCGCTGCCCGATCATCTTGCGACCTACAGCAACGCCTTGGGCACGGCCCTCGATCCGCGCCACGTCTTCTATCCCGCGCTCGCCAGCGCGCTGGGCGCCGGCAAGCAAGCCGATCACGCCGACGCCGACGTGCCGACGAGCGTGTAG